In Sulfuriferula plumbiphila, the genomic window GATGAATAAATTGCCTCATCACCTGGCGCCCAATCCGATATCCGGAAGATGCCTGCGCAGCTGCTCACCGCCGATTCGGCGCTAGTGCCTTATTCGGAACTGGTACGGCTCATTTGAGCGGCTCACAACCCGCGTAACATTCGCCGGGTGAGCCTTTGACTGCCAAATCTTGACCAACTAGACTAGATCGATCAATAGTGCATGGAGAACGTGATGCGTCAATACAATCTGTATGAGGCAAAAACCCAACTCTCGCAACTGGTTCAGGCCGCTCTGGATGGTGAGGAGGTTTTGATCGCACGCGCCGGTAAAGTGGCGGTGCGTCTTGTACCTGTCGTGTCCGCCCAACCAGCGACGGGTGGATGGGGGACATTGAAGATTGATGCTACGCAACTGGATGCGGCGTTTGCACCTGCGGTAGAGAGCGAAGTGGCGCGCTTGTTTGGGAAGGACTCGGCGTAATGCCGCCCCGCTTGTTACTCGATACGCATATTGCATTATGGTGGTTGCGGGAATGCGCTTACTGCCCATCATTCCGGAACATACCGTAGCTGCTGCCGAATTACCCGCACTCCATGCTGATCCGTTCGACCGTTTGCTGGTGGCGCAGGCCTGGCAACAACATTTGATTCTGCTAACCGCAGATGCCGCACTAACGGCTTATGGCCCGAATGTGCGCTGCGTGCAATGAACACAAATCCTGTACTTCCGCTTGTATTCATCCCGCCTCGCTCTCCTTCCCCATGTTTTAGAAAAAACAACAATTGCATGGCTGAATATTTAAAAATTCGCATTTTGTCATTTCAGTAAATCCACCACAATGATTGAGCAATTCGGCGATATCTCAATAAATATTGAACTGCATCTTGCCGCCTTGTATTCTTACAATATTCAAGACGACACTTAAGGAGTAAGCATGTATACCGCAACCCTCACTGAGAAATTTCAAATTGGCATCCCTAAAGCATTTCGCGATGACCTCGGACTTAGAGCCGGGCAGCAATTCGTCTTTGTTGCCAAGGGTGACGCCATCATCATGATTCCGCGACGCGAGATTAGCGAAGTGCGTGGCTTTCTGAAGGGCGCCAACCTTGAAAACGTGCGCGACCGTACGGAGCGAAGCTGATGCATGTAGTGGATACTTGTGGCTGGATAGAATGGTTGACCGACGGCCTGTTAGCAGAAAAATTCGCGCCGTTTCTGGTTGACAGCGCCAACCTGATTGTTCCGACACTGGTGCAGTTTGAGTTATATAGATGGTGTCTGCGCGAAAAAAACGAAGCTGTTGCGCTGGATATCATCGGTATCACCGAGGTTTGCCTGGTGCGGCCTCTTGACACTCGCATCGCGCTGTCGGCAGCCGATCTTTCCACACAGTACAAACTTGCCATGGCAGATGCTGTGGTCTATGCCAGCGCACTTGCCGCCGGGGGCCAGCTACTCACATCCGATGCCCATTTTGCAGGCTTGCCGAACGTGTGCTACTGGCAGAAA contains:
- a CDS encoding PIN domain-containing protein, whose protein sequence is MRLLPIIPEHTVAAAELPALHADPFDRLLVAQAWQQHLILLTADAALTAYGPNVRCVQ
- a CDS encoding type II toxin-antitoxin system Phd/YefM family antitoxin, whose protein sequence is MRQYNLYEAKTQLSQLVQAALDGEEVLIARAGKVAVRLVPVVSAQPATGGWGTLKIDATQLDAAFAPAVESEVARLFGKDSA
- a CDS encoding AbrB/MazE/SpoVT family DNA-binding domain-containing protein, with protein sequence MYTATLTEKFQIGIPKAFRDDLGLRAGQQFVFVAKGDAIIMIPRREISEVRGFLKGANLENVRDRTERS
- a CDS encoding type II toxin-antitoxin system VapC family toxin, which produces MHVVDTCGWIEWLTDGLLAEKFAPFLVDSANLIVPTLVQFELYRWCLREKNEAVALDIIGITEVCLVRPLDTRIALSAADLSTQYKLAMADAVVYASALAAGGQLLTSDAHFAGLPNVCYWQKTA